From a region of the Fischerella sp. JS2 genome:
- a CDS encoding methyl-accepting chemotaxis protein: MAASIEDYVQTYQQALTAYAQQDYQGAATLIDEVVQNLPNDPNTHLLRGHVYYVLQQYDVAKVEYQKVLELTQDPEITVFAQSGLDNINQYQQELNALTDEDDNSQQSSQDSFIFAAAKPAEQELEKLETLEDLDSNSFDFNGIASHEESPEDIDNPFGISTDSSGFEPGVDSCETFNDNPFASSQADAQPTSQANIWEGAELELPAFLQDDKSSSTEKTEINDNLAKSDTSTAHQNLEKNQPNIREPDLAKITLTPNHSFNSQENDSAEQISHKYSDDSLQNIHTRNFDQETLLVEETGTDIEITEINSVEYSSKENFSSTASFNSTFTIDDKQLNSNFSIKQNQNFDDDSFDLEAFESAFGSQSFSQNEHEGINSKLNGQIPQGSNIEFLDDFEEFDDLGNIQAEFDFVTNSSFGNSQLNSGSLTSNSGSYSQAFENSGIAEKRKETGDNSTQSDRDDELFSITGSQEAVPVFTQTDVTNIEPQVSVEQGILAPLENAPLAKKQWIVAGCVGVVSAVVVAVVSFTATTVSPPQQRESVRNTGWAMALAAGLVSFATTGIMGNLTLKQVRRTTKDLQNQFDAMRKGNLSVQATVYSEDELGQLAAGFNEMTRVIFTTTSEATRKAQEQEEAKENLQRQVIRLLDDVEGAARGDLTVQAEVTADVLGAVADAFNLTIQNLRDIVQQVKVAAREVTKGATNSETFARALSSDALRQAEELAVTLNSVQVMTDSIQRVAEAAREAETVAREASAIALKGGEAVENTVAGILEIRETVAETTRKVKRLAESSQEISKIVALISQIASRTNLLALNASIEAARAGEAGRGFAIVADEVRQLADKSAKSLKEIEQIVMQIQSETGSVMTAMEEGTQQVIQGTKLAEEAKRSLENIIQVANRIDILVRSITSDTVEQTETSRAVAQVMQSVELTAQETSQEAQRVSGALQNLVGVSRDLIASVERFRVETTETR; the protein is encoded by the coding sequence ATGGCAGCGAGTATAGAAGATTACGTGCAGACATACCAACAGGCTCTAACAGCCTACGCGCAACAAGACTACCAAGGAGCAGCCACCCTGATTGACGAGGTGGTGCAAAATCTACCAAATGACCCTAATACCCATTTGTTGCGGGGTCACGTCTACTATGTTTTACAGCAGTATGATGTAGCAAAAGTAGAATATCAAAAAGTATTGGAATTAACTCAAGACCCAGAAATTACTGTTTTTGCTCAAAGTGGTCTGGATAATATCAATCAATATCAACAGGAATTAAATGCTTTGACGGATGAGGATGATAACTCTCAGCAATCTTCACAAGATTCTTTTATCTTTGCGGCAGCAAAACCAGCAGAACAAGAATTAGAAAAATTAGAAACTTTAGAAGACTTAGATAGTAATAGCTTTGACTTTAATGGAATCGCGAGTCACGAAGAATCACCAGAAGATATAGATAACCCATTTGGAATATCTACAGATAGTAGTGGTTTTGAGCCAGGTGTAGACTCCTGTGAAACTTTCAACGACAATCCTTTTGCCTCATCTCAAGCAGATGCACAGCCAACTTCACAAGCTAATATCTGGGAAGGAGCAGAGTTAGAATTACCTGCTTTTTTACAGGATGACAAATCATCCTCTACAGAAAAAACAGAAATTAATGACAATTTAGCAAAAAGTGATACAAGTACTGCTCACCAGAATTTAGAGAAAAATCAGCCCAATATTCGTGAGCCAGATTTGGCCAAAATTACTTTAACACCTAATCATAGCTTCAATAGTCAGGAAAATGATTCTGCTGAGCAAATCTCACATAAATATAGTGATGATAGTTTGCAGAACATCCATACAAGGAATTTTGACCAAGAAACTTTACTGGTAGAAGAAACAGGAACAGATATTGAAATCACAGAAATTAATAGTGTGGAATACAGCAGTAAAGAAAATTTTTCCTCAACAGCCTCTTTCAACAGCACTTTTACCATAGACGACAAACAACTAAACTCCAATTTCTCAATTAAGCAAAACCAGAACTTTGATGATGACAGTTTTGATCTAGAGGCATTTGAATCAGCTTTTGGTTCCCAGTCATTCTCCCAAAACGAACATGAAGGTATTAACAGTAAATTAAATGGCCAGATTCCTCAAGGTAGCAACATTGAGTTTTTAGATGACTTTGAGGAATTTGACGATTTGGGAAATATTCAGGCAGAGTTTGATTTTGTGACTAATTCTAGTTTCGGTAACTCGCAACTAAATTCTGGCTCACTCACATCAAACAGTGGGAGTTACAGTCAAGCCTTTGAAAATTCTGGGATTGCTGAAAAAAGGAAGGAAACTGGAGATAACTCCACACAAAGCGATCGCGATGATGAATTGTTTAGTATCACTGGTTCCCAAGAAGCAGTCCCAGTTTTTACCCAAACAGACGTTACTAACATTGAACCTCAAGTTAGCGTAGAACAAGGCATTCTCGCACCTCTAGAAAATGCCCCACTAGCCAAAAAGCAATGGATAGTTGCTGGGTGTGTGGGTGTAGTTTCCGCAGTGGTTGTAGCTGTAGTTAGTTTCACTGCGACAACAGTTTCTCCACCCCAGCAACGGGAGTCTGTACGCAATACTGGTTGGGCAATGGCATTAGCAGCAGGGCTTGTCAGTTTTGCGACTACGGGGATTATGGGCAATCTTACTCTCAAGCAAGTCCGTCGCACGACTAAAGATTTGCAAAATCAATTTGATGCCATGCGTAAAGGTAATCTTAGCGTCCAAGCTACTGTCTACTCAGAAGATGAGTTAGGACAGTTAGCTGCTGGCTTCAATGAAATGACACGAGTAATTTTTACAACCACTAGTGAAGCCACACGTAAAGCTCAAGAACAGGAAGAAGCCAAAGAGAACTTACAACGGCAAGTGATTCGCCTATTAGACGACGTGGAAGGAGCCGCTAGAGGAGATTTGACTGTCCAAGCTGAGGTGACAGCCGACGTCTTAGGAGCGGTTGCTGATGCTTTTAACTTAACAATTCAAAACCTGCGAGATATTGTCCAACAGGTGAAAGTGGCAGCACGGGAAGTTACCAAAGGTGCAACTAACTCCGAAACATTCGCCAGAGCCTTATCTAGCGATGCTTTACGCCAAGCCGAAGAGTTAGCAGTTACCCTCAACTCCGTACAAGTAATGACCGATTCTATCCAACGGGTAGCAGAAGCAGCACGGGAAGCAGAAACAGTGGCCCGGGAAGCCAGTGCGATCGCTCTCAAAGGCGGGGAAGCGGTAGAAAATACCGTGGCGGGGATTTTAGAAATTCGGGAAACAGTCGCTGAAACCACCCGCAAAGTGAAACGACTAGCAGAATCATCTCAAGAAATTTCTAAAATTGTAGCGTTGATTTCGCAAATTGCTTCTAGAACCAACTTGCTGGCTCTTAACGCCAGTATTGAAGCAGCCAGAGCCGGAGAAGCGGGGCGGGGTTTTGCGATCGTTGCGGATGAGGTACGCCAGTTAGCTGATAAATCAGCCAAGTCTCTCAAAGAAATTGAACAAATAGTCATGCAAATCCAGAGCGAAACAGGCTCAGTAATGACAGCGATGGAAGAAGGCACCCAGCAGGTAATTCAAGGTACAAAACTGGCAGAAGAAGCCAAGCGATCGCTAGAAAATATTATTCAAGTAGCAAATCGCATTGATATTCTCGTACGCTCCATCACTTCTGATACAGTCGAACAAACAGAAACTTCTCGCGCTGTCGCTCAGGTGATGCAATCTGTAGAA
- a CDS encoding chemotaxis protein CheW, protein MVNKPDFLRGSGQDHFRPELQVESPEGELHLRFFIPSRQEFALPATGIREVIELSPDRITPIPNASPLLLGTLNLRGRVIWVADLGQFLGEATALNTDRAEISVIAIEEQDTIVGLAVEEIGGMHWLDAQHLMAPTNVADTMAPFLRGEWLLDAQNKQYLRLLDQTAILRSARWAG, encoded by the coding sequence ATGGTCAACAAACCGGACTTTTTAAGAGGCAGTGGACAAGATCACTTTCGTCCTGAATTACAAGTAGAAAGTCCTGAAGGTGAGTTACATTTGCGGTTTTTTATTCCTTCGCGTCAGGAGTTTGCACTACCAGCAACTGGTATTCGCGAAGTCATCGAACTGAGTCCTGATCGAATCACCCCAATCCCTAATGCTTCTCCTTTACTTTTGGGTACTCTAAATTTACGAGGTCGAGTAATCTGGGTGGCTGATTTAGGTCAATTTCTGGGAGAAGCAACAGCATTAAACACAGATCGCGCCGAAATTTCGGTGATCGCTATAGAAGAACAAGACACAATTGTAGGCTTAGCAGTAGAAGAAATTGGCGGTATGCATTGGCTAGACGCACAGCATCTTATGGCACCAACAAATGTAGCGGATACTATGGCTCCTTTTTTGCGGGGAGAGTGGTTATTAGATGCTCAAAACAAGCAGTATCTGCGACTACTAGATCAAACAGCAATTTTACGTAGTGCGCGTTGGGCAGGATGA
- a CDS encoding response regulator transcription factor, with protein MSTVLIVEDSIAQREMITDLLKASGLTVTHASDGVEALEAIQTDPPDLVVLDIVMPRMNGYEVCRRLKSDPKTQNVPVVMCSSKGEEFDRYWGMKQGADAYIAKPFQPTELVGTVKQLLRG; from the coding sequence ATGAGTACAGTTCTGATCGTGGAAGACAGTATCGCCCAAAGGGAGATGATTACAGACCTCCTGAAAGCGAGTGGCTTAACAGTAACCCATGCCAGTGATGGAGTAGAAGCGTTGGAAGCAATTCAAACAGATCCTCCTGATTTAGTGGTATTAGATATTGTCATGCCCCGAATGAATGGCTACGAAGTTTGCCGCCGATTAAAGTCTGACCCCAAAACCCAAAATGTCCCTGTAGTTATGTGTTCTTCCAAAGGAGAAGAATTTGATCGTTATTGGGGAATGAAACAAGGTGCAGACGCCTACATAGCCAAACCATTCCAACCGACTGAGTTGGTGGGAACAGTCAAACAACTACTGCGAGGATAA
- a CDS encoding response regulator, which yields MQGNLYEIDIRSILQLIELGQRTGQLFVEAHSFHKIPQLGRNQNGKNLSWFIFFLNGEIIYATNSENSLLRLSDYLRHYQVKLQLDEEQRACLEPLNPPEYAYLWTLLEQNIINPIQARSIIHNLVQETLFDLLNVQQGSFVFEVGSALTPQLTTLEITPLLSKIMKQVQQWKQLYPYIQSPEQFPILTDIVNLRSSLPAVTVNKLQHWAGGQTSLRQLARYLNRNIVTVAKAIYPYVQQGWVHLVDSDTTELLTNQQDKTLTLQENHKQRILCIDDTLSICTHIETILQNQGYEAIAITNPLEALSLVFQFQPDLIFCDVAMPQLNGYEICAMLRYSQTFRNIPIIILTAKEGFFDRVKATMLGATDYLTKPFGHTELVVLVEKYLNYSENKVTKETQHLLIR from the coding sequence ATGCAGGGAAATTTATATGAAATAGATATCCGCAGTATCCTGCAATTGATAGAGTTGGGGCAGCGTACTGGACAACTATTTGTAGAGGCTCATAGCTTTCACAAGATTCCCCAACTAGGGAGAAATCAGAATGGCAAGAATTTATCTTGGTTCATATTTTTTTTGAACGGTGAGATTATTTATGCAACCAATAGTGAGAATAGTTTATTGCGCTTGAGTGATTATTTGCGTCATTATCAAGTCAAGTTGCAGCTAGATGAGGAACAACGAGCCTGCTTAGAACCCTTGAATCCTCCAGAATATGCTTATTTATGGACACTATTAGAGCAGAACATTATTAATCCAATCCAGGCTCGCAGTATTATTCATAACTTAGTACAGGAAACTCTGTTTGACCTGCTGAATGTCCAGCAGGGTAGCTTCGTTTTTGAAGTGGGTTCTGCACTGACACCACAATTAACGACTTTAGAGATTACACCTTTACTGAGCAAAATCATGAAGCAGGTGCAACAGTGGAAACAACTGTACCCTTACATTCAGTCTCCCGAACAATTTCCCATACTCACTGACATTGTTAATCTACGCTCTTCACTACCAGCAGTGACAGTTAATAAACTACAGCATTGGGCAGGTGGTCAAACATCCCTACGCCAATTAGCTCGTTATCTCAACCGCAATATTGTAACTGTCGCTAAGGCCATATACCCGTATGTTCAACAGGGCTGGGTACATTTAGTAGACTCAGACACAACTGAATTATTAACAAACCAACAAGACAAAACACTTACCTTACAAGAAAATCACAAGCAACGCATATTATGTATTGATGATACACTCAGCATTTGTACGCATATAGAGACGATTTTGCAAAATCAAGGTTATGAAGCGATCGCTATAACTAATCCCCTAGAAGCACTTAGTCTAGTTTTTCAATTCCAACCAGATTTAATTTTTTGTGATGTTGCCATGCCACAGTTGAATGGATACGAGATTTGTGCAATGCTGCGATACTCCCAAACGTTTCGGAATATACCTATTATTATACTTACTGCTAAGGAAGGATTTTTTGATCGAGTCAAAGCCACAATGCTAGGAGCTACCGATTATTTAACCAAGCCATTTGGGCATACTGAATTAGTAGTCCTCGTGGAGAAATATTTAAACTACAGTGAAAACAAAGTAACAAAAGAAACACAACACTTGTTGATCCGGTAA
- the hmpF gene encoding pilus motility taxis protein HmpF, whose amino-acid sequence MLYLAEVQKQKGGLLGGGGKTELKLLVCQRTDQSWSTGSEEVIAVEEASKLNDGALVLVELNPQRQVQRIQEAGRPLVNILQNFSRQLEKFKLKEEEIDQWKESLTFQAQELNRREIEMETRLEQLQQMEDEFQRLDAEKQEVETSRADIERLQQEIERNRQELEGAWEHLRGEQRRLEEHQAQLQPSTVMDEEQSRVLQELLHQLSSSVAPTEIVRENLHLAFEMVEKQQALLNPHWQQLERQRILTEEQQAEVERLSQLVSECQNEWQQTQNSLEQQTVQLQANTTTLHSKQEYVRILKEQLQYQEQLYQQIYSLAANSSDVVPSPEIDIETLEKMPLEELQKIVQNLQDKLNIDSSFVNDQEQELKYKQEAIEEIQQKINQASASERSQLETELADEKDHYQMLNETLVGQRRHLLECQALLKQHKIVLLRRQGQTPVNEDEKLDLSPVLEQIQKQRQQLSETLQNLETEIEQVQASINQMQEDIEQQTQQQVMKREELQTMEQNLLSLRTTTAQSQGQLNLYQQALQPIQDSLDGLRQKLQGVSESLAEVQQIGDSQLQAITQMRQVMLSLISQPELAAT is encoded by the coding sequence GTGCTGTATTTAGCAGAAGTACAAAAACAAAAAGGCGGTTTACTTGGTGGTGGTGGCAAAACGGAACTGAAACTTCTGGTTTGTCAACGGACAGACCAGAGTTGGAGTACTGGGTCAGAAGAAGTCATTGCAGTTGAAGAAGCCAGTAAATTAAATGATGGTGCTCTCGTACTCGTAGAATTAAATCCTCAGCGTCAAGTACAGCGAATTCAAGAAGCGGGACGACCACTAGTCAACATTTTGCAGAATTTTTCTCGCCAATTAGAAAAATTTAAACTGAAGGAAGAAGAAATTGACCAGTGGAAAGAGTCGCTGACATTTCAAGCGCAGGAACTTAACCGCCGCGAAATCGAAATGGAAACGCGCTTAGAACAACTGCAACAAATGGAGGATGAGTTTCAACGCCTAGATGCAGAAAAACAGGAAGTTGAAACTTCCCGTGCTGATATCGAAAGGTTGCAACAAGAAATTGAGCGTAACCGCCAAGAACTGGAAGGAGCTTGGGAGCATTTGCGGGGTGAGCAGCGCCGCCTAGAAGAACACCAAGCACAGTTGCAGCCATCGACTGTGATGGATGAAGAGCAAAGTCGGGTATTACAAGAGTTGCTGCATCAGCTTTCTAGTAGTGTTGCTCCCACAGAAATAGTGCGGGAAAATCTGCATCTAGCATTTGAAATGGTGGAAAAACAGCAAGCTTTGCTCAATCCCCACTGGCAACAACTAGAACGACAAAGAATATTAACTGAAGAACAACAGGCTGAAGTTGAACGTTTGTCGCAACTTGTCTCAGAATGCCAAAATGAATGGCAGCAAACTCAAAATTCTCTAGAACAACAAACAGTCCAGTTGCAGGCGAACACAACTACTCTCCATAGTAAACAAGAGTATGTTCGGATACTCAAAGAGCAGCTGCAATACCAGGAACAGTTATACCAACAAATTTACTCTTTAGCTGCAAATTCTAGTGATGTTGTTCCCTCTCCAGAGATTGATATTGAAACTTTGGAAAAAATGCCTCTAGAAGAACTGCAAAAGATAGTGCAAAATTTGCAGGACAAACTTAACATAGACTCAAGCTTCGTCAACGATCAAGAACAAGAACTGAAATATAAACAAGAAGCTATAGAAGAAATCCAACAAAAAATTAATCAAGCATCAGCAAGTGAACGGAGTCAATTAGAAACTGAACTAGCTGATGAAAAAGACCACTACCAAATGTTAAATGAAACTTTGGTAGGACAACGTCGCCATTTACTTGAGTGTCAAGCACTGCTCAAGCAACACAAAATAGTACTACTGCGGCGACAAGGACAAACCCCCGTGAATGAAGATGAAAAATTAGATTTAAGTCCAGTACTCGAACAAATCCAAAAACAACGACAACAACTGTCAGAAACTCTACAAAATCTGGAAACAGAGATTGAGCAGGTACAAGCTAGTATTAATCAGATGCAAGAAGATATTGAGCAGCAAACTCAACAACAGGTCATGAAACGCGAGGAACTGCAAACAATGGAGCAAAATTTGCTGTCTTTGCGAACAACAACTGCCCAATCCCAAGGCCAGCTAAATTTATATCAACAAGCTTTACAACCAATTCAAGATTCCTTAGATGGGTTGCGACAGAAACTCCAAGGCGTTTCTGAATCTTTAGCTGAAGTTCAACAAATTGGTGATTCTCAGCTCCAGGCTATTACCCAGATGCGTCAAGTTATGCTGAGTTTAATTTCTCAACCAGAATTAGCAGCAACATAA
- the tilS gene encoding tRNA lysidine(34) synthetase TilS — MEPIPNPKPQIQNRLIWTPLHAKIHRTIRSRHLFERNQYLLVAVSGGQDSLCLIKLLLDLQPKWGWKLGIAHCDHRWRTDSQANAQHIENLAKNWGISFYLQTVEAQEQQLVQTEAAAREWRYQVLSAIAQEHNYKCVVTGHTASDRAETLLYNLIRGTGADGLQALSWQRLLVDGIMLVRPLLEITRIETGQFCQDLQLPIWEDSTNQDLKYARNRIRLELIPYLSENFNPKVESALAQTAELLQAEVEYLEKAAQALREEAMRGGTIIQSDTLDHPLRLNRRVLQKARLALQRRVMRQVLQQILPVAPTFEQIEKLTALITAPNKSQTDPFPGGATAIVESDWIWIKS; from the coding sequence GTGGAACCAATCCCAAATCCAAAACCTCAAATCCAAAATCGGTTAATATGGACTCCCCTACACGCAAAAATCCATCGCACTATCCGATCGCGTCACCTGTTTGAACGTAATCAGTACTTACTAGTTGCAGTTTCTGGTGGACAAGATTCTCTTTGTTTAATCAAATTATTATTAGATTTACAACCAAAATGGGGATGGAAGTTAGGTATTGCTCACTGTGATCATCGCTGGCGGACTGACTCGCAGGCTAATGCCCAACACATAGAAAATTTGGCTAAAAATTGGGGTATATCTTTTTACTTGCAGACTGTAGAAGCGCAAGAACAACAGTTAGTACAAACTGAGGCTGCTGCACGGGAATGGCGTTATCAAGTTTTGAGTGCGATCGCCCAGGAGCATAATTATAAATGTGTAGTTACAGGTCACACAGCCAGCGATCGGGCAGAAACACTACTTTATAACTTAATTCGCGGTACTGGTGCTGATGGTCTGCAAGCTTTGAGTTGGCAACGTTTACTTGTTGATGGCATTATGCTGGTGCGTCCACTTTTAGAAATTACCCGCATAGAAACCGGGCAATTTTGCCAAGATTTGCAATTGCCGATCTGGGAAGATTCTACAAATCAAGATTTAAAGTACGCCCGCAACCGCATTCGCCTAGAACTCATACCATATTTGTCAGAAAATTTCAACCCAAAAGTAGAATCAGCTTTAGCTCAAACAGCAGAACTACTGCAAGCGGAAGTGGAGTATTTAGAAAAAGCTGCTCAGGCTTTGCGAGAAGAGGCCATGAGGGGAGGAACGATTATCCAATCAGATACTCTCGACCACCCTCTCAGACTCAATCGTCGCGTGTTACAGAAAGCCCGACTTGCTCTGCAAAGACGTGTAATGCGGCAAGTGTTACAACAAATACTTCCTGTAGCTCCCACATTTGAGCAAATCGAAAAACTCACAGCTTTAATTACAGCACCAAATAAGTCCCAAACTGATCCATTTCCCGGTGGTGCGACAGCGATAGTAGAAAGTGATTGGATCTGGATTAAATCTTAA
- a CDS encoding KGK domain-containing protein: MNDKWEALNPEDDVVYFRQPLFEDSNHTQLLFEIINKIKAASCEGVSLRVFFEEGLDCHVLVPSKKWREGKIRLCVEFCSNEPEESDNSQQESEIEYYRQFKDFSNYKEFNN, from the coding sequence ATGAATGATAAGTGGGAAGCGTTAAATCCTGAGGATGATGTTGTGTATTTTCGTCAACCTCTGTTTGAAGATTCAAATCATACCCAATTATTATTTGAAATAATAAATAAAATTAAGGCTGCTTCTTGTGAAGGTGTTTCATTAAGAGTATTTTTTGAAGAGGGATTAGATTGTCACGTTTTAGTCCCTAGTAAAAAGTGGCGAGAAGGTAAAATTAGATTATGTGTCGAATTTTGCTCTAATGAACCGGAAGAATCAGATAATAGTCAGCAAGAATCGGAAATAGAGTACTATCGCCAATTTAAAGACTTTAGTAATTACAAAGAGTTTAATAACTAA
- the ccsB gene encoding c-type cytochrome biogenesis protein CcsB — protein MNLLQLQNWLDNTSFAVLFTTMLIYWSGAAFPNLPYLPALGTAGMAIANLCIATMLGARWLEAGYFPLSNLYESLFFLAWGITTIHLIAENNSHSRLVGVVTAPVAMSITAFATLTLPSQMQVAEPLVPALKSNWLMMHVSVMMLSYAALMVGSLLAIAFLVVTRGQEIQLQGSSVGTGGYRSNGYRLQKAGELISQSSAMIADNNGNGVVRYESVNNGKTAVLDTVLAPTIQNPKSDTQDSQPLSPQRLSLAETLDNISYRIIGLGFPLLTIGIIAGAVWANEAWGSYWSWDPKETWALITWLVFAAYLHARITRGWQGRRPAILAASGFVVVWVCYLGVNLLGKGLHSYGWFF, from the coding sequence ATGAATTTGCTGCAACTCCAAAATTGGCTAGACAATACTTCCTTTGCCGTCCTTTTTACCACAATGCTGATTTATTGGAGTGGGGCGGCTTTTCCCAACTTGCCCTACTTACCAGCATTGGGAACCGCAGGAATGGCGATCGCGAATTTGTGTATTGCCACAATGTTAGGGGCACGATGGCTAGAGGCTGGTTATTTCCCTCTCAGCAATTTGTATGAATCTCTGTTTTTCCTGGCTTGGGGGATCACTACCATCCATCTGATAGCAGAAAACAACAGCCACAGTCGTTTGGTGGGAGTTGTTACTGCCCCTGTTGCTATGAGTATTACTGCTTTTGCTACCCTCACACTACCATCTCAAATGCAAGTAGCAGAACCTTTAGTACCTGCATTGAAATCAAACTGGTTAATGATGCACGTTAGCGTCATGATGTTAAGTTACGCCGCTTTAATGGTAGGTTCATTGTTGGCGATCGCTTTTTTAGTCGTTACTCGTGGGCAGGAGATTCAACTCCAAGGTAGTTCTGTCGGTACTGGTGGCTATCGCAGCAATGGCTACCGCTTGCAAAAAGCAGGTGAATTAATTTCTCAATCATCAGCAATGATTGCAGACAATAATGGTAATGGTGTTGTCCGTTATGAATCCGTCAACAATGGTAAAACCGCCGTTTTGGATACTGTCTTAGCACCTACAATCCAAAATCCAAAATCCGACACTCAAGATTCTCAACCTCTTTCTCCCCAACGTCTTAGCCTGGCTGAAACCTTAGATAACATCAGCTATCGCATCATTGGACTCGGATTTCCTCTGCTCACAATAGGTATTATTGCTGGTGCGGTTTGGGCTAACGAAGCTTGGGGTTCTTACTGGAGTTGGGACCCTAAAGAAACTTGGGCGCTAATTACCTGGTTAGTATTTGCTGCATACCTCCACGCCCGTATTACTCGTGGTTGGCAAGGGCGTCGCCCAGCTATTTTAGCTGCTAGTGGTTTTGTCGTAGTCTGGGTTTGCTATTTGGGTGTAAATTTGTTGGGTAAGGGTTTACACTCTTACGGCTGGTTCTTTTAG
- a CDS encoding carbon dioxide-concentrating mechanism protein CcmK — MPLAVGVIETLGFPPVLAAADAMVKTAEVTLVYYGLAESARFLVAVRGQVAEVKRAIAAGIEACNQAQGDGGQLITHYIVPNPPENVESVLPIHFTKKSEPFRIF; from the coding sequence ATGCCACTGGCAGTTGGAGTTATAGAAACTTTAGGTTTTCCCCCTGTATTAGCAGCAGCAGACGCAATGGTCAAAACTGCTGAAGTTACCCTTGTATACTACGGTTTAGCAGAAAGCGCTCGTTTTTTAGTCGCCGTGCGAGGACAGGTTGCCGAGGTCAAAAGAGCCATTGCGGCAGGTATAGAAGCCTGCAACCAAGCTCAAGGTGATGGTGGTCAACTAATCACCCACTATATTGTTCCCAATCCACCAGAGAATGTAGAATCTGTCCTACCTATACATTTCACTAAAAAATCAGAGCCATTTCGCATTTTCTGA
- a CDS encoding carbon dioxide-concentrating mechanism protein CcmK gives MPLQAVGSIETKGFPAVLAAADAMVKAGRVTLVGYIRAGSARFTVNVRGDIQEVKTAVAAGVEAVENVYGGVLETWVIIPRPHENVEAVLPIGYTEEVEQYRQAVENPIVSRPNNR, from the coding sequence ATGCCACTACAGGCAGTTGGATCAATTGAAACTAAGGGCTTTCCTGCCGTACTAGCTGCGGCAGACGCGATGGTGAAAGCAGGTCGAGTCACCCTCGTAGGTTATATAAGAGCTGGTAGCGCTCGCTTTACTGTGAACGTCCGAGGTGATATACAAGAGGTAAAAACGGCTGTCGCAGCCGGTGTAGAAGCTGTAGAGAATGTTTACGGCGGTGTTCTAGAAACTTGGGTCATTATTCCTCGTCCTCACGAAAACGTAGAAGCTGTTCTGCCAATTGGCTATACAGAAGAAGTCGAACAGTATAGGCAAGCAGTGGAAAATCCAATTGTATCTAGACCTAATAATCGTTAA